The DNA sequence TTTATCTGGAAGTGTTTCAATCGCTTCAATCCAAGTATTTAAATCTTCTTTACTATAACTGTCAGGTTTTTGAAACTTTCCAATCGGAAATTGATTTTTTAACATGGATACTCTGCCTTTCATCATATATTTAATTAAGTGTCAGTATATAATAGACAAAATTAAATAGATAATTTATGAGGTTACGACCATGTCATTTTACAAAATTTTAAAAAAGTTAAGCCGTTTTCAATACTTGATAGCCAAGTTGTTCAATTGTATGACTGATTTCCTTTGTGTTAAGTTTGGATTCATCAAAGCCGACTTTAACTTTACTGCTGTTAAAGAGCACTTTAGCATTTTCAACGCCGTCAGTCTGGTTTAAGGCACCTTCGATTTTCTTAATGCACGTAGGGCATGTCAGTGTTTCTAATTGTAGTTTGATTTGTTTCATTAATATCTTCTCCTTTAGTTTTAAATCGAATTAAACGCATCGCATTTAAGATAACGATGAGTACACTTGCTTCATGAATAAACATTCCAATGGCTAAATTCACACCGCCGAGCAGTACACCGATGAGTAAACTGAATACTGTAATCATGGCGATGGCTATATTTTGTTTGATATTTCTGCTGGTTGCTTGTGCTAATAAGAAGGCGTGTGCATACTGTTTTAAACGATCGGCCATTAAGACTATATCCGCTGTTTCCATTGAGACATCTGTACCGCCGTCTCCCATCGCAATACCGATATCCGCTGTCGCAATGGCAGGGGCATCATTAATACCATCTCCAGCCATCGCTGTGTGATAGCCTTCTTGTTTTAGTTTCTCAATGTAAGCTGTCTTGTCTTCAGGCAGCAATTCAGCTTTGATGACATCAATATTTAAATCTTTGCCGATTGCCATGGCAGTCTGCGGATTATCTCCAGTCAACATAACAGTCTGTTTAACACCGTGTGCCTTCATTAATTCCATCGCAGCTTTTGCGTCTTCTCGTATTTCATCTTTGATTGATAGGATATAAGCTAATTGCTGGTTGACTGCGACATAAACTAAAGTATGTGCAGATTGTTCTTCGGCTTTAGCGTGCTGCATTGCTTGCGGACTTATCTGTACATGCTCAGCTTTCATTAATGCACGGTTGCCTGCACTGATGTGATAGCCGTCAATGGTACCTTCCAAGCCTTTGCCTTTATGGTGATCTGTCGTTTGTACATTATAATCATTCAGGTTGTAATGCTTGCTTGCATAGTCGACAATCGCTTTGCCGAGGTGGTGTTCTGATGTTTGTTCTAAACTGCCGAGCATCCCTAAAAGTTCAGGAGGTGCTGTGTTAAAGCTTTCAATGTGAACGACTTCAGGTGTACCTTTGGTTAATGTGCCGGTTTTATCAAAGACCATGACATCGATTTTAGAGAGTGTTTCCATAATATCGCTGCCTTTAATCAGAGCACCGTGTTTTGCGCCATTTCCAATTCCCGCAACACTTGACACAGGGGCACCGATAATTAATGCACCTGGACAAGCAATCACTAAGAAGGTAATCGCAAGATGCAGATTCCATGTGATGAGTCCGACAAGCGCAGCTAAGATGATAACACCAGGTGTATACCATTTAGCGAAGCGGTCTAAGAAACGTTCAGTATCAGATTTGGTTTCTTGAGCTTCTTCAATTAAATCTATAATATTCGCAAAAGCTGTATCTTCTCCGACTTTATCCGCAATCATTTCAACATAGCCTGAATCTAAAATCGTACTGCTGAAAAGTGTGTCATTCTGTGTTTTAGTTTTAGGTACAGATTCTCCTGTAATCGAGGCTTCATTCAATGTGCCTTCTCCTTTGACAATATGTCCATCGACAGGGACACGGCTGCCGGGTGTTAAGACAAGACGGTCGCTTTTAACGACTTCATCGACACTGATTACCGAACGTGTTTTGTCTTCATTGAGCAATACTGCTTCTGTCGGTGCGAGTTCTGTCAATGATTGGATAGAGCGGCGTGTACGTTCTAATGTTTTCTTTTCAAGGTAGGTTCCAAATAAGAATAAGAACGTCACAACAGCAGATTCAATATACTCTCCGATAAACAGCGCCCCAATCACCGCAATACTGATTAACAACTCAATACTAAACATTTTGAATCTTAAAGCTTGTACGGCTTTTAAACCGATGACCAGCATTGCGAGAACAGTGGCTGTGATTAATAAAGCGTTGCTGAAGAGGTGCAGGTCTTTAGGCACAAAGTGTAAAACAATACCGATGACCAATCCTATGAATGACAGCAATGTCAGTTTCTGTTCATTGCGGAAAACCCATTTAGTAAACATAAAAATCCTCCTCTCGTTTTTATCTGATGTGTGCTGCTTTCATCTTTAATGATACGAGAGAAGGGGAGAAATAAAATTGACCTAGATCAATTTTTCAGTACTTTATAGGTATTGTGGTTGATTTTGTCTAAAATACCTTCTTGTTCCAACTGTTTGAAGGTACGATTCAGAGTTTCCGGCTGCATGCTTAAATAAGTCGCTAAGTGTTTTTTAGTCATCGGCAATTTCAGTAAATTGTCTTTAGTTTCAAGTTCAATATAAGCCATGAGACGTTCTTTACTGCTCATCAGTGCGATTTGCGTTGTCATAGTTTCTGTCTGATTCAAACGTTTGGCTAATCCTTCTATCATCTTAATACCGATATCTGGGTAATCTTGTATCAGCGCATGGATTGCGGATTGGTCGATGGTACACACTTGACTGTCTTCTATTGCTTCTGCGTAGGTTTGTGCACTGGACACCGCATCGAATAATGTCAGTTCGCCAGTAAAATCGCTATGATCCAATATGCGTATTAATTGTTCTTCACCCTCGTCAGTAAGTCTGAAAATCCTCACTTTGCCTGAATGTATAACAAATAACGTATGTACGTCATCGCCGGCCATAAAGAGATATTCACCTTTTTTTACGGTATTAGAATGTACTTTTGAAAAGACATGTTCTAGTGCTGTACGATCCAAGTTTTGAAAAATCGGTACTTTACTCACACATAATTGATAGCCTTTCATAATTTTTCGCTCCTTTTTCATCCTTATATTAAGCATATGCTAATTTTTAAAAAGGGTAAATAACCTTGCTTTTAAGGTAAATGTAACGAATTAGTGAAAAGATTAACAAATTAATTTGAGAAATAGTATGTTTTTTATTGTCAAAACGCTTTCAGTGTGACATACTTTAAAATAATTAGTATGACACATTAAGAAAAATATATGAGGTGATCTACAAATGACAAAATTAATCTATGCATTTGAAGAAGGCAGTCAATCAATGAAGGACTTGCTTGGCGGTAAAGGTGCCAACTTAGCTGAAATGATGCGCTTAGGCTTACCTGTACCTGATGGATTTACTATCACTACAGAAGCTTGTATAGCATATTTAAAACAAGGTGCTACATTATCAGATGAATTAAAAGAGGAATTACATACACAATTAGCAGCTTTCTCAGAACGTACTGGGAAATCTTTTTCATCTGACGACAATTTATTATTAGTTTCTGTACGAAGCGGCGCAAAAATTTCAATGCCAGGTATGATGGATACAATTTTAAACTTAGGTTTAAATGATGAAAACGTTGAAAAGCTTGCAAAGAAAACAGACGATGCACGATTTGCATATGACTGTTACCGCCGTTTACTGCAAATGTTCGGTCAAGTGGTTTATGGTATTTCAATGACAGCGTTCGACCGCTATTTCGATCAATACAAAGCAGAACATGGTTATGAAACAGATGCAGAGATTCCTGCAGAAGGTTTGAAAACTATCAGTGAACGCTTCAAAGAAATTTATGTAGAAGAAGTCTACAAACCATTCCCGCAAGAACCTTTAGAACAATTAACAGAAGCGGTGGAAGCGGTATTCAAATCTTGGGATAACGACCGTGCGCGTGTATACCGTGATTTAAACGATATTCCGCATGATATCGGTACAGGTGTCAACGTTCAAGAAATGGTCTTCGGCAACAGCGGTGAAAAAAGCGGTACAGGTGTTGCATTTACAAGAAACCCTGTAACAGGTGAAAACCACGTCTTCGGCGAGTATTTATTAAATTCACAAGGTGAAGATGTTGTGGCAGGTATTCGTACACCTAAAGAAATCGATACATTAGCACAACAAATGCCAGATGTTTATCAAGAATTTGTAGATGTCACTGAAAAATTAGAATTGCATTATAAAGATATGCAAGATATCGAGTTTACGATTGAAAACGGCAAACTTTATATTTTACAAACACGTAACGGCAAACGTACAGCGAGAGCAGCAATGCAAATTGCGGTGGATCTTGTAGACGAAGGGGTTATTACAAAAGACGAGGCGCTGACAAAGGTAGATGTGAAATCAATCGATACATTATTGCACCCTGCATTCAAAGCAGAAGCTATTGAAGCAGCAGAAGCAATTTCAGATGCAGGCTTGCCAGCAAGTCCAGGTGCATCTACAGGTAAAGTTGTATTCTCAGCTGAAGATGCGAAAGTACAAGCAGAACAAGGCGAAAAAGTAATTTTAATGCGTCCTGAAACATCACCAGAAGATATCGAAGGTATGGTCGCTAGTGAAGCAATCGTCACAACACACGGCGGCATGACATCGCACGCAGCTGTAGTTGCACGCGGTATGGGTAAATGCTGTGTGACAGGCTGCTCTAACTTGAATATCGATACTGAAGGCAAAACAGTCACATACCATGGTCAAACATTGCATGAAGGCGATGTGATTTCTGTAGATGGTTCTACAGGGAATATTTATCTTGGCGAAATTGAAAAGACAGATGCTGAGCATAGTGAAGCGTTCGACCGTTTCATGCAATGGGCACAAGATGCAGCACGCATGAATGTACGTATGAATGCAGAAATACCTCAAGATATTGCATCTGGTTATAAATTCGATGCTTCAGGTATCGGTCTTGTAAGAACTGAGCATATGTTCTTCGGTGCAGAGCGTTTAGTACAAATGCGCCGCTTTATCTTAGCCGCATCTCAAGAAGAACGCATTGAAGCACTGAATGAAATCCGTAAATATCAAATTGAAGATTTCGAA is a window from the Staphylococcus sp. IVB6181 genome containing:
- a CDS encoding heavy-metal-associated domain-containing protein, coding for MKQIKLQLETLTCPTCIKKIEGALNQTDGVENAKVLFNSSKVKVGFDESKLNTKEISHTIEQLGYQVLKTA
- a CDS encoding cation-translocating P-type ATPase, which encodes MFTKWVFRNEQKLTLLSFIGLVIGIVLHFVPKDLHLFSNALLITATVLAMLVIGLKAVQALRFKMFSIELLISIAVIGALFIGEYIESAVVTFLFLFGTYLEKKTLERTRRSIQSLTELAPTEAVLLNEDKTRSVISVDEVVKSDRLVLTPGSRVPVDGHIVKGEGTLNEASITGESVPKTKTQNDTLFSSTILDSGYVEMIADKVGEDTAFANIIDLIEEAQETKSDTERFLDRFAKWYTPGVIILAALVGLITWNLHLAITFLVIACPGALIIGAPVSSVAGIGNGAKHGALIKGSDIMETLSKIDVMVFDKTGTLTKGTPEVVHIESFNTAPPELLGMLGSLEQTSEHHLGKAIVDYASKHYNLNDYNVQTTDHHKGKGLEGTIDGYHISAGNRALMKAEHVQISPQAMQHAKAEEQSAHTLVYVAVNQQLAYILSIKDEIREDAKAAMELMKAHGVKQTVMLTGDNPQTAMAIGKDLNIDVIKAELLPEDKTAYIEKLKQEGYHTAMAGDGINDAPAIATADIGIAMGDGGTDVSMETADIVLMADRLKQYAHAFLLAQATSRNIKQNIAIAMITVFSLLIGVLLGGVNLAIGMFIHEASVLIVILNAMRLIRFKTKGEDINETNQTTIRNTDMPYVH
- a CDS encoding Crp/Fnr family transcriptional regulator, which translates into the protein MKGYQLCVSKVPIFQNLDRTALEHVFSKVHSNTVKKGEYLFMAGDDVHTLFVIHSGKVRIFRLTDEGEEQLIRILDHSDFTGELTLFDAVSSAQTYAEAIEDSQVCTIDQSAIHALIQDYPDIGIKMIEGLAKRLNQTETMTTQIALMSSKERLMAYIELETKDNLLKLPMTKKHLATYLSMQPETLNRTFKQLEQEGILDKINHNTYKVLKN
- the ppdK gene encoding pyruvate, phosphate dikinase, encoding MTKLIYAFEEGSQSMKDLLGGKGANLAEMMRLGLPVPDGFTITTEACIAYLKQGATLSDELKEELHTQLAAFSERTGKSFSSDDNLLLVSVRSGAKISMPGMMDTILNLGLNDENVEKLAKKTDDARFAYDCYRRLLQMFGQVVYGISMTAFDRYFDQYKAEHGYETDAEIPAEGLKTISERFKEIYVEEVYKPFPQEPLEQLTEAVEAVFKSWDNDRARVYRDLNDIPHDIGTGVNVQEMVFGNSGEKSGTGVAFTRNPVTGENHVFGEYLLNSQGEDVVAGIRTPKEIDTLAQQMPDVYQEFVDVTEKLELHYKDMQDIEFTIENGKLYILQTRNGKRTARAAMQIAVDLVDEGVITKDEALTKVDVKSIDTLLHPAFKAEAIEAAEAISDAGLPASPGASTGKVVFSAEDAKVQAEQGEKVILMRPETSPEDIEGMVASEAIVTTHGGMTSHAAVVARGMGKCCVTGCSNLNIDTEGKTVTYHGQTLHEGDVISVDGSTGNIYLGEIEKTDAEHSEAFDRFMQWAQDAARMNVRMNAEIPQDIASGYKFDASGIGLVRTEHMFFGAERLVQMRRFILAASQEERIEALNEIRKYQIEDFEQIFRLSNGRPTIVRLLDPPLHEFLPKSEDEIQMVSQQLNVEKDVLRKRITDLHETNPMLGHRGCRLAVTYPELAEMQTEAIIGSVLKLKEEGIESEPEIMVPLVSTAEEFKTLKTTIQMTAESMLEAAGVSVDYLIGTMIETPRACLIAGELAKESEFFSFGTNDLTQLTFGFSRDDAGKFIGEYINRGLLAVDPFQTLDVDGVGQLIKTAVEQAKATNPDIKIGVCGELGGDPKSIHYFNDLAIDYVSCSPFRVPGAMLAAAQSHVESERVVGAKQ